Proteins encoded by one window of Mesorhizobium sp. INR15:
- a CDS encoding FAD-binding oxidoreductase: MALSDLNPVERNEDGIAAVLGILKQRFGERFQTGQAIRSQHAHTTTYIPTQAPDGVAFPETTAEVQEIVRACAQYRVPVIAFGVGSSLEGHTNAPGGGISLDTSRMNRILAVNPQDLDCTVEPGVTREDLNRHLRDTGLFFPIDPGANASLGGMAATRASGTNAVRYGTMRENVLSLTAVMADGEVVTTGKRAKKSSAGYDLTRLLVGSEGTLGIITSLTLKLQGIPQAISGGVCPFPSVEAACNAVIATIQMGIPVARIELVNGLQMRAMKNYSKLDYPESPCLFVEFHGSDAGVAEQAETFGMIAEENGGGPFLWTSVAEERTKLWKARHDAYWSSLTLRPGAKGLSTDVCVPISRFAECVMETEADIAEMGLIAPIVGHAGDGNFHVLVLMDVDDPKEIALSEKFVARLNMRAIAMDGTCTGEHGIGQGKVGFLRHELGHGVDIMRSIKQALDPQNILNPGKILPAAG; the protein is encoded by the coding sequence ATGGCTCTGAGCGACCTCAACCCCGTAGAGCGCAATGAAGACGGCATCGCCGCCGTGCTCGGCATCCTCAAGCAGCGTTTTGGCGAGCGTTTCCAGACCGGCCAGGCAATCCGGTCACAGCACGCGCACACGACAACCTACATCCCGACGCAGGCGCCCGACGGTGTCGCTTTTCCCGAGACGACGGCCGAAGTGCAGGAGATCGTTCGCGCTTGCGCCCAATACCGCGTGCCGGTCATCGCTTTCGGTGTCGGATCGTCGCTGGAAGGTCACACCAATGCGCCCGGCGGCGGCATCTCGCTCGACACTTCGCGGATGAACCGCATTCTGGCGGTCAACCCGCAGGATCTCGATTGCACGGTCGAGCCCGGAGTGACACGCGAGGATTTGAACCGGCATCTGCGCGACACCGGCCTGTTCTTTCCGATAGACCCCGGCGCCAATGCGTCGCTTGGCGGCATGGCGGCAACGCGGGCCTCGGGCACGAATGCCGTGCGCTACGGCACGATGCGCGAAAACGTGCTGTCGCTGACAGCTGTTATGGCCGACGGCGAGGTCGTGACCACGGGCAAGCGGGCGAAGAAGAGCTCGGCCGGGTATGATCTGACGCGGCTGCTGGTCGGCTCTGAAGGCACGCTCGGCATCATCACGTCGCTGACCTTGAAGCTGCAAGGCATTCCACAAGCGATATCCGGCGGCGTCTGCCCGTTCCCTAGCGTCGAGGCCGCCTGCAACGCGGTGATCGCGACGATCCAGATGGGCATCCCGGTGGCGCGCATCGAACTGGTCAACGGGCTGCAGATGCGGGCGATGAAGAACTATTCGAAGCTCGACTATCCCGAAAGCCCATGCCTGTTCGTCGAGTTCCATGGCAGCGATGCCGGCGTGGCCGAACAGGCCGAAACCTTTGGCATGATCGCGGAAGAAAACGGCGGGGGGCCATTCCTTTGGACCAGCGTTGCCGAGGAGCGGACCAAGCTTTGGAAGGCCAGGCACGACGCTTACTGGTCATCGCTGACGCTGCGGCCGGGCGCCAAGGGCCTGTCGACCGATGTCTGCGTGCCGATCTCGCGCTTTGCCGAATGCGTTATGGAGACCGAGGCTGACATTGCCGAGATGGGGCTGATCGCGCCGATCGTCGGTCATGCCGGCGACGGCAATTTCCATGTTCTGGTGCTGATGGATGTCGATGACCCCAAGGAGATCGCGCTGTCGGAGAAATTCGTCGCCAGACTGAACATGCGGGCGATTGCCATGGACGGCACCTGCACCGGTGAGCACGGCATCGGCCAGGGCAAGGTCGGCTTCCTGCGCCATGAACTCGGCCACGGCGTCGACATCATGCGCTCGATCAAGCAGGCGCTCGATCCTCAGAACATCCTCAACCCCGGGAAAATCCTGCCGGCGGCAGGATAG
- a CDS encoding DinB family protein, with the protein MSSKTLLLSLFKYKSWADEELIVSLKDIEKDLGKEGLGQILETINHAHVVDRIFAANARKQKHDYRDTGTAETPKLAELSEAIRDTDRWYLGYVEQLGPHELVETIRFTFTDGTPGEMSREEMLAHVITHAGYHRGEVGRIVTQLSKPSSPDTFTGYLHRAEPARRLSEL; encoded by the coding sequence ATGAGCAGCAAGACGCTCCTTTTATCCCTGTTCAAATACAAATCCTGGGCCGATGAGGAACTCATTGTCTCGCTGAAGGACATTGAGAAGGACCTTGGCAAGGAGGGCTTGGGACAGATCCTTGAAACCATCAACCACGCGCATGTCGTCGACAGGATATTCGCCGCCAATGCCCGGAAGCAGAAGCACGACTACAGGGATACGGGTACGGCGGAAACACCGAAGCTCGCCGAACTCTCTGAAGCGATCAGGGATACGGACCGGTGGTATCTCGGATATGTCGAACAGCTGGGTCCCCACGAGCTGGTAGAAACGATCCGCTTTACCTTCACTGACGGCACGCCTGGGGAGATGTCACGCGAGGAAATGCTTGCCCATGTCATCACCCATGCCGGCTATCATCGCGGCGAAGTCGGGCGCATCGTGACCCAGCTGTCCAAGCCAAGCTCCCCCGATACGTTCACTGGCTATCTCCACCGCGCCGAACCCGCGCGCCGTCTTTCGGAACTGTGA
- a CDS encoding TetR/AcrR family transcriptional regulator: MATRIPPQRESPRKAPRQQRSRATVDAILEAAARVLAKRGWADFTTNETALAAGVSIGSLYQYFPNKLALAEEIRARHLDAVLAAISISDSGEGAATLERRVAKLIDGVVAAHSVDQELHRVLLDEVPLAARSKQDAFELDYLRRYQAVIPPLPGKPDPIRDEITGRVLSAAVEGVIHAAARHGELDSPALRTELNEMVCAYLRHRSGR, translated from the coding sequence ATGGCTACTCGCATTCCCCCGCAACGCGAAAGCCCGCGCAAGGCGCCGAGGCAGCAGCGTTCCCGTGCCACCGTGGATGCCATCCTCGAGGCCGCCGCTCGCGTTCTGGCAAAGCGTGGCTGGGCCGATTTCACCACCAATGAGACGGCCCTGGCGGCCGGCGTCAGCATCGGTTCGCTCTATCAGTATTTTCCCAACAAGCTGGCGCTGGCGGAGGAAATCCGCGCCCGTCATCTCGATGCTGTGCTGGCGGCCATTTCCATTTCAGACAGCGGCGAGGGGGCAGCCACGCTTGAGCGGCGCGTGGCAAAATTGATCGACGGCGTCGTCGCTGCCCACTCGGTCGACCAGGAACTGCATCGCGTCCTGCTCGATGAGGTGCCGCTGGCGGCGCGCTCGAAACAGGACGCGTTCGAGCTGGACTACCTCAGGCGCTATCAGGCGGTGATTCCACCGTTGCCTGGCAAGCCCGATCCGATACGCGATGAGATTACGGGGCGTGTGCTGTCGGCCGCCGTCGAAGGGGTCATCCATGCCGCGGCACGGCACGGCGAACTCGATTCGCCGGCCTTGCGCACCGAGCTCAACGAAATGGTCTGTGCCTATTTGCGCCATCGGTCCGGGCGCTGA
- a CDS encoding IS5 family transposase, giving the protein MGPSDPNVRLHHCPRPCLGSGRKGGQQGQALGRSRGGFTTKIHAKADNSGDIIAFDLTGGQVADTTRFETLLDIGPDITPRAALGDKGYSSKANRAAARTRGIAPVIPHKANEKNRPAFFAKTLYKARARIEQGFGRLKRFKRVALRCEKTARNFRSIVSFAAGLCLIKFVHTA; this is encoded by the coding sequence ATCGGCCCATCTGATCCAAATGTTCGACTCCACCATTGTCCGCGCCCATGTCTCGGCAGCGGGCGCAAAGGGGGGCAGCAAGGCCAGGCGCTCGGCCGCTCGCGCGGCGGGTTCACAACGAAAATCCACGCCAAGGCGGACAATTCTGGCGACATCATCGCGTTCGATCTGACCGGTGGCCAGGTTGCCGACACAACCCGCTTCGAGACCCTGCTCGACATAGGGCCGGACATCACCCCACGCGCCGCGCTGGGCGACAAAGGCTATTCCAGCAAGGCCAATCGCGCCGCCGCGCGGACACGCGGCATCGCCCCGGTGATCCCTCACAAGGCCAACGAGAAAAACAGGCCAGCCTTCTTCGCCAAGACGCTCTACAAGGCGCGCGCCCGCATCGAACAAGGCTTCGGGCGGCTCAAGCGCTTCAAACGCGTTGCCCTGCGATGCGAAAAGACCGCACGAAACTTCCGCTCAATCGTAAGCTTCGCCGCAGGCCTATGCTTGATCAAATTCGTCCACACGGCCTAG
- a CDS encoding Dyp-type peroxidase: MSGKNWDRVPIDAQSVDAPLSLAAVFLVVTVAGDKAALAKTASVLGGLDDLVKTVGFRDLSGRLSCIAGIGRDLWDRLSTNRRPRELKPFAPIKGAAHSAPSTPGDLLFHIRSERPDMCFEFERILLDSLGDSVTVVDEVSGFRYFDARDLLGFVDGTANPTGLDLPASALVGDEDAGFAGGSYVVVQRYLHDLGAWARTPTHLQEEIIGRTKIDNIEIDDDKAPRKSHKSLATIEDADGNEYDILRDNMPFGRPGQKEFSTYFIGYSRYLWVIEKMLQRMYIGEPPGAYDRLLDFSTPHTGTTFFAPTRPMLQTLVQAG, from the coding sequence ATGTCAGGAAAGAACTGGGACAGAGTGCCGATCGATGCGCAGAGCGTCGACGCACCGCTGTCGCTGGCAGCGGTCTTCCTTGTGGTCACCGTCGCAGGCGACAAGGCCGCGCTCGCCAAAACCGCCTCGGTGCTCGGCGGACTTGACGATCTCGTCAAGACTGTTGGGTTTCGCGACCTTTCAGGCCGGCTGTCCTGCATCGCCGGGATAGGCCGCGACCTTTGGGATCGGTTGTCGACGAATCGCCGGCCGCGGGAACTGAAGCCGTTCGCACCGATCAAGGGCGCGGCTCATTCGGCCCCCTCGACCCCTGGCGATCTTCTCTTCCACATCCGCTCCGAACGCCCCGACATGTGCTTCGAGTTCGAGCGTATTTTGCTCGACAGCCTGGGTGACAGCGTGACTGTCGTCGATGAAGTCTCCGGCTTTCGCTATTTCGACGCGCGTGACCTGCTCGGCTTTGTCGACGGCACAGCCAACCCGACCGGCCTCGACTTGCCCGCGTCGGCGCTCGTCGGCGATGAGGATGCCGGTTTCGCCGGCGGCAGCTATGTCGTGGTTCAGAGATATCTGCACGATCTCGGCGCCTGGGCGCGAACACCGACGCATCTCCAGGAGGAGATCATCGGCCGCACCAAGATCGATAACATCGAAATCGACGACGACAAGGCGCCGCGCAAATCGCATAAGTCGCTCGCCACCATCGAGGATGCCGACGGCAACGAGTACGACATCCTGCGCGACAACATGCCTTTTGGCCGTCCGGGACAAAAGGAATTCAGCACCTATTTTATAGGCTATTCCCGCTATCTCTGGGTGATCGAGAAGATGCTGCAACGCATGTACATCGGTGAGCCGCCGGGCGCCTACGACCGGCTGCTGGATTTCTCGACACCGCACACCGGCACGACGTTTTTCGCCCCGACTCGGCCGATGCTGCAGACGCTGGTTCAGGCCGGGTAG
- a CDS encoding AsmA-like C-terminal region-containing protein — MLARLFVIFGGLFVLVLCAALVVPYFIDWTGYRAEFEREASAILGRKVTVQGDATARLLPFPSVTFSNVAVAGGPNGQPAMTIETFSMDAELAPFLRGEVLIFDMRLVRPKAIINIAADGTVDWAMRPSSPFDLNQISIEKLTVTEGEIALSHAAGGRSHLISEINSTISAKSLAGPWRMDGSLRLDGLRTTIAASTGKADGSGQTRLRLKADPDAYPLVIETDGNAGIVKGAAVYSGQFKISGADKNSAQLRGSDGETVKVSAGKPDPGFRLNGKFALDHQKLGVDEFRFETGPLDNPYTADGKASVDLGLKPSFAIEANGAQVKFDEAVGAAAGAGLTLDQRIAGLEQALLDLPKPAIPGTIEVKLPAVVAGDTTVRDVHLSAEPTEGGWKVKSLAATLPGRTTLEADGMLMLNVQGQFGFTGSLLLAVAQPSGFAAWLSKDVDEAIRRLPAAGFKAKVDLSEKRQAFSDLELILGKAKFSGRIDSSQPDDAKPSVLMRLEGGDLDVDGLAAFVSIFVNDKGANRFSDRDLDFQIKAGPVSAGGLTADTVDTALRLRDGLLEIDRLSVGGLAGASISATGRIKDFPASPTGKLDASVVAVDLKPLIDVAAQHYPDNAVLKGLASRAAAYPDLFQDARVDLIASAADNGDGTTGLAVSGQGKAGGSGFSASLSGKGSADKLLDAPVTLTFNAKNPDATALLALYGLPALPLGMLGEATTDISAKGTLGGGLATTFSLAGNDFKAGFEGTLTDTPQGPSARGKLSLDATDIEPWLMTTGIGLPGMGAGMSTSLAAQADYGNGLLVLDGVSGAINEAAVSGDVNLDVKEGVPHLAGALTLDELDLDPMAVTLFGDSAFLADKSGAWPAAPFSQKSSLPFTADLDLNTAALAAGPFATAYDAAFSLKLDKEGIRISDLKAKFLGGALTGLFELKNNDGSGLFTGQVKLAGADLAAVLPDTGVTGKGDFSTTLSTSGKSVDAMVAALSGSGTAALKGLTIAGVNPDAFGAFIGKADAIGRDIDVAKTAGFAPQIAADGSFPAGDSDIAFTIAGGTLRAPPVSLENPAAALSADITADFNAGTVATKGAITYKPGDEALVGSEPAVNFSVDGPFGALKRTFDSEPLAQFLTQRALEKEQQRVEAMQAALLEKQRLRREVRYYAALQDARDKAAEELRKQEEAARLKAEADAKAKAEADAKAQAEAEAQAKAAADAKAQADADAKAKADADAKAKADAEAKAEQKAADEAAKAQAEEQQRLKVEEAMRIASEEKAKLAAERKAAEQAPKVERTPLPPANENPAPAKPKANPFTIDNLLKSLSGG, encoded by the coding sequence ATGCTCGCTCGCCTGTTCGTGATCTTCGGTGGCCTTTTTGTGCTGGTGCTGTGTGCGGCGCTGGTGGTGCCGTATTTTATCGACTGGACAGGCTACCGTGCCGAGTTCGAGCGCGAGGCGAGCGCCATTCTTGGCCGCAAGGTGACCGTGCAGGGCGATGCGACGGCGCGGCTGCTGCCGTTCCCCTCGGTGACCTTCTCCAATGTCGCCGTTGCCGGCGGTCCCAACGGCCAGCCAGCCATGACCATCGAGACGTTTTCGATGGATGCCGAGTTGGCGCCGTTCCTGCGCGGGGAAGTGCTGATCTTCGACATGCGCCTGGTGCGGCCCAAGGCAATCATCAACATCGCGGCCGATGGCACTGTAGACTGGGCGATGCGGCCGTCCTCGCCCTTCGACCTCAACCAGATTTCAATCGAGAAGCTGACGGTGACGGAAGGCGAGATCGCGCTCAGCCACGCCGCCGGCGGGCGCAGCCACCTGATTTCCGAAATCAACTCGACCATTTCGGCCAAGTCGCTGGCTGGGCCGTGGCGGATGGACGGGTCGTTGCGGCTGGATGGGCTGCGCACCACCATTGCTGCGTCCACGGGCAAGGCTGACGGCAGCGGGCAGACGCGGCTCAGGCTCAAGGCCGATCCCGATGCCTATCCGCTGGTCATCGAGACCGATGGCAATGCCGGTATCGTCAAGGGTGCGGCGGTCTATTCCGGGCAATTCAAGATTTCCGGCGCCGACAAGAATTCCGCGCAGCTGCGCGGCAGCGATGGCGAGACGGTGAAAGTCAGCGCCGGCAAGCCAGATCCCGGCTTCCGGCTCAACGGCAAGTTCGCGCTCGATCATCAAAAACTCGGCGTCGACGAATTCCGCTTCGAGACCGGGCCGCTCGACAATCCCTACACCGCCGATGGCAAGGCCTCGGTTGATCTTGGCCTGAAGCCGAGCTTCGCCATCGAGGCCAATGGCGCGCAGGTGAAGTTCGACGAGGCCGTGGGTGCTGCGGCAGGGGCGGGCCTGACATTGGATCAGCGTATCGCGGGCCTCGAGCAGGCCCTGCTCGACCTGCCGAAACCTGCCATACCCGGAACCATCGAGGTCAAGCTGCCAGCGGTGGTGGCCGGCGACACCACGGTCCGCGACGTGCATCTCTCGGCCGAGCCGACCGAAGGTGGCTGGAAGGTGAAGTCGCTTGCCGCGACATTGCCTGGCCGGACCACGCTGGAAGCCGATGGCATGCTCATGCTGAACGTGCAGGGCCAATTTGGCTTCACCGGCTCGCTGTTGCTGGCCGTGGCGCAACCCTCGGGTTTTGCTGCGTGGCTGTCCAAGGATGTCGATGAGGCAATTCGGCGACTGCCCGCCGCCGGCTTCAAGGCCAAGGTCGACCTGAGCGAGAAGCGCCAGGCGTTCAGCGATCTCGAACTGATCCTCGGCAAGGCGAAATTTTCCGGCCGCATCGATTCCAGCCAACCGGACGACGCCAAGCCGTCGGTGCTGATGCGTCTCGAAGGCGGCGATCTTGATGTCGACGGGCTCGCGGCTTTTGTCTCGATCTTTGTCAACGACAAGGGCGCCAACCGCTTCTCCGACCGCGATCTCGATTTCCAGATCAAGGCTGGGCCGGTCAGTGCCGGCGGGCTGACCGCCGACACGGTCGACACGGCGCTGCGGCTGCGCGACGGACTGCTCGAAATCGATCGGCTCTCGGTGGGCGGGCTGGCCGGCGCCTCGATCAGCGCCACCGGCCGGATCAAGGATTTCCCGGCGAGCCCCACCGGCAAGCTCGATGCTTCGGTGGTTGCCGTCGACCTCAAGCCGCTGATCGACGTTGCGGCGCAGCACTATCCCGACAATGCGGTGCTGAAGGGGCTGGCCAGCCGCGCGGCGGCCTATCCCGACCTGTTCCAGGACGCGCGGGTCGACCTGATCGCCAGCGCGGCCGACAATGGCGACGGCACCACGGGGCTCGCGGTCAGCGGACAAGGCAAGGCCGGTGGTTCAGGTTTCTCCGCGTCGCTATCGGGGAAGGGATCGGCCGACAAGCTTCTCGACGCACCGGTGACGCTGACCTTCAATGCCAAGAACCCCGATGCCACCGCGCTCCTGGCGCTCTACGGCCTGCCGGCTCTGCCGCTTGGCATGCTCGGAGAGGCCACCACGGATATTTCCGCCAAGGGCACGCTGGGCGGTGGTCTCGCGACCACCTTCAGCCTTGCCGGCAATGACTTCAAGGCTGGCTTCGAAGGAACGCTCACTGACACGCCGCAAGGTCCATCCGCCAGAGGCAAGCTCAGCCTTGACGCCACTGACATCGAGCCGTGGCTGATGACGACCGGCATCGGGCTGCCTGGCATGGGCGCCGGCATGTCGACATCGCTCGCGGCGCAGGCCGACTATGGCAATGGCCTGCTGGTGCTGGACGGTGTCAGCGGCGCCATCAACGAAGCGGCGGTTTCCGGCGACGTCAATCTCGACGTGAAGGAGGGCGTGCCGCATCTGGCCGGCGCCCTGACACTGGATGAACTGGACCTCGACCCGATGGCGGTGACGCTGTTTGGTGATTCTGCCTTCCTCGCGGACAAGAGCGGCGCATGGCCAGCCGCACCCTTCAGCCAGAAGTCCAGCCTGCCGTTCACCGCCGATCTCGACCTGAACACGGCAGCGCTTGCCGCCGGGCCCTTCGCCACGGCCTATGACGCCGCCTTTTCGTTGAAGCTCGACAAGGAAGGCATCCGTATCTCGGATCTCAAGGCGAAATTCCTCGGCGGCGCGCTGACCGGCCTGTTCGAGTTGAAGAACAATGACGGCAGCGGGCTGTTCACCGGCCAGGTGAAGCTTGCAGGCGCCGACCTGGCCGCCGTGCTGCCGGATACAGGCGTCACCGGCAAGGGCGATTTCTCGACCACGCTGTCGACCAGTGGCAAATCGGTCGATGCGATGGTGGCCGCATTGTCGGGGTCGGGCACGGCCGCGCTGAAGGGCCTGACGATCGCCGGCGTCAATCCGGATGCCTTCGGCGCTTTCATCGGCAAGGCCGATGCCATCGGGCGCGATATCGATGTGGCCAAGACCGCTGGCTTCGCGCCACAGATCGCGGCTGACGGCAGTTTTCCCGCCGGCGACAGTGACATCGCCTTCACGATTGCCGGCGGCACGCTGCGGGCGCCGCCGGTCAGCCTGGAAAATCCAGCAGCGGCGCTTTCCGCCGACATCACCGCCGACTTCAACGCCGGCACGGTCGCGACCAAGGGAGCGATTACTTACAAGCCTGGCGACGAGGCTCTGGTCGGCTCGGAACCAGCGGTGAATTTCAGCGTCGATGGACCATTCGGCGCCCTCAAACGAACGTTCGACAGCGAGCCTCTGGCGCAGTTCCTGACCCAGCGCGCGCTGGAAAAGGAACAGCAGCGCGTCGAAGCGATGCAGGCGGCGTTGCTGGAAAAGCAGCGGCTGCGGCGCGAGGTGCGCTACTACGCGGCCCTGCAGGATGCGCGCGACAAGGCGGCCGAAGAACTGCGCAAGCAGGAAGAAGCAGCAAGGCTGAAAGCCGAGGCCGATGCAAAGGCAAAAGCCGAAGCCGACGCCAAGGCACAAGCCGAGGCGGAAGCTCAAGCCAAGGCTGCCGCTGATGCGAAGGCCCAAGCGGATGCCGATGCGAAAGCCAAGGCGGATGCCGACGCGAAGGCCAAGGCGGATGCCGAAGCGAAGGCTGAGCAGAAGGCGGCGGACGAGGCGGCCAAGGCGCAAGCGGAGGAACAACAGCGCCTGAAGGTGGAGGAGGCGATGCGGATAGCCTCCGAGGAAAAGGCGAAGCTGGCGGCCGAACGCAAGGCCGCGGAACAGGCGCCCAAGGTGGAGCGGACGCCGCTGCCGCCGGCGAATGAAAATCCGGCGCCTGCCAAACCAAAAGCCAACCCTTTTACGATCGACAATCTGTTGAAGTCGCTGAGCGGCGGCTAA